From one Lycium barbarum isolate Lr01 chromosome 6, ASM1917538v2, whole genome shotgun sequence genomic stretch:
- the LOC132600760 gene encoding uncharacterized protein LOC132600760 isoform X1, whose amino-acid sequence MRKRLDTRFPAARIKKIMQADEDVGKIAMAVPLLVSKALELFLQDLCDRTYEVTLKKGAKTMNSFHLKQCIQSYNVFDFLKDVVSRVPDLGGSDTVAESATKRRKVAEEDDHESDDDIKRNHVNETAHTSGSGRGRGRGRGRGRGRGARALEKGDSNIHCEKLEDPADVSHQKDEKQKQNDESMVDYVAEPAVDSKNILAVKCPEVVPARNFDLNIDLNESLESTPIPVEAPTSSTAPPPPEVPSTEVKHEEIPGWSLSEMEKMAIDPIQLANLNKGLDEEEEDYDEEG is encoded by the exons ATGAGGAAAAGGCTTGATACCAGATTCCCTGCT GCTCGGATCAAAAAGATTATGCAAGCCGATGAGGATGTGGGGAAGATTGCGATGGCTGTTCCTCTTTTAGTCT CAAAAGCTCTTGAACTCTTTCTGCAAGATCTTTGTGACCGTACATATGAGGTCACCCTCAAGAAAGGAGCAAAAACTATGAATTCTTTCCATTT GAAACAATGTATCCAGAGCTATAATGTGTTTGATTTCCTGAAGGATGTAGTGAGCCGGGTTCCTGATCTAGGCGGGTCAGATACTGTTGCCGAATCGGCTACTAAAAGAAG GAAAGTTGCTGAAGAAGATGATCATGAGAGTGATGATGATATCAAAAGGAATCACGTG AATGAGACTGCACACACCAGTGGTAGTGGGAGGGGACGAGGCAGAGGTAGGGGTAGAGGCCGTGGTAGAGGTGCACGAGCATTAGAGAAAGGAGACTCCAATATTCACTGCGAGAAACTTGAAGACCCTGCTGATGTTTCGCATCAAAAGGACGAGAAGCAAAAGCAAAATGATGAAAGTATGGTAGACTATGTCGCAGAACCAGCAGTAGATTCAAAGAACATTTTAGCTGTTAAATGCCCAGAAGTCGTCCCTGCTAGAAACTTCGATCTCAATATTGACTTAAACGAGAGTTTGGAATCCACACCAATACCAGTTGAAGCCCCTACATCATCAACAGCCCCACCGCCTCCTGAAGTGCCGTCTACTGAAGTGAAGCACGAGGAAATCCCTGGATGGTCCTTGTCTGAGATGGAAAAGATGGCCATTGATCCGATTCAACTGGCCAACTTAAACAAAGGGTTAGACGAGGAAGAGGAAGATTATGATGAAGAAGGATAG
- the LOC132600760 gene encoding uncharacterized protein LOC132600760 isoform X2, translated as MQADEDVGKIAMAVPLLVSKALELFLQDLCDRTYEVTLKKGAKTMNSFHLKQCIQSYNVFDFLKDVVSRVPDLGGSDTVAESATKRRKVAEEDDHESDDDIKRNHVNETAHTSGSGRGRGRGRGRGRGRGARALEKGDSNIHCEKLEDPADVSHQKDEKQKQNDESMVDYVAEPAVDSKNILAVKCPEVVPARNFDLNIDLNESLESTPIPVEAPTSSTAPPPPEVPSTEVKHEEIPGWSLSEMEKMAIDPIQLANLNKGLDEEEEDYDEEG; from the exons ATGCAAGCCGATGAGGATGTGGGGAAGATTGCGATGGCTGTTCCTCTTTTAGTCT CAAAAGCTCTTGAACTCTTTCTGCAAGATCTTTGTGACCGTACATATGAGGTCACCCTCAAGAAAGGAGCAAAAACTATGAATTCTTTCCATTT GAAACAATGTATCCAGAGCTATAATGTGTTTGATTTCCTGAAGGATGTAGTGAGCCGGGTTCCTGATCTAGGCGGGTCAGATACTGTTGCCGAATCGGCTACTAAAAGAAG GAAAGTTGCTGAAGAAGATGATCATGAGAGTGATGATGATATCAAAAGGAATCACGTG AATGAGACTGCACACACCAGTGGTAGTGGGAGGGGACGAGGCAGAGGTAGGGGTAGAGGCCGTGGTAGAGGTGCACGAGCATTAGAGAAAGGAGACTCCAATATTCACTGCGAGAAACTTGAAGACCCTGCTGATGTTTCGCATCAAAAGGACGAGAAGCAAAAGCAAAATGATGAAAGTATGGTAGACTATGTCGCAGAACCAGCAGTAGATTCAAAGAACATTTTAGCTGTTAAATGCCCAGAAGTCGTCCCTGCTAGAAACTTCGATCTCAATATTGACTTAAACGAGAGTTTGGAATCCACACCAATACCAGTTGAAGCCCCTACATCATCAACAGCCCCACCGCCTCCTGAAGTGCCGTCTACTGAAGTGAAGCACGAGGAAATCCCTGGATGGTCCTTGTCTGAGATGGAAAAGATGGCCATTGATCCGATTCAACTGGCCAACTTAAACAAAGGGTTAGACGAGGAAGAGGAAGATTATGATGAAGAAGGATAG
- the LOC132600762 gene encoding uncharacterized protein LOC132600762 encodes MSPAAKSKSKDKKVSKELPKVASKPSSANAGTGVPTSGYNPLLGTFHALDTAPVTSNAARFRNIDETDDLSGHSHGAGGEYETVSNNGSWSGESEDHKEKTSNLPLRQETLLGADNDKREKIRQKNEKKHQRQKERRAQELHEKCSGYLMSRKLEALAQQLVAMGFSSEQATMALILNEGRVEESVAWLLEGGEEANKDKEHNLDTGGNLKIDISEELARIAHMEISYKCSKQDVERAVVSCEGDIEKAEEMLRSQKQEPPSVPPKPEETGDLLPVGPSQNLTRVPVKPSSSSTIPAKRDDKDFNYTKVVSTAGPSMDPGSKNIPLLKRVQPKLDWAKPPQVSVAVDKRWPNAGSNPSVSYSLASSLQVAPPTTKTEPRYVAVGNELKNLQIGTVREPVIVMQRPQSINARHTPTSNVSSSPPGTAASWYPNNVVETVTPNGMVSHIPGARSLSSSGISTNQLYNQLHYQQQQQPEQFVSSNGPLESPGTSRGNGLWNRTGASQTQSVVAASSLGLFSGLGTYGSYGGSSSVDWTNGSSTVHLDYQNIDWSLNPGLSSSRTGGMRPTTNRFMQNDARRYDSFTPGHAVRSTVRPVLGNGVGVAIPRLQDGASTAETSAGGSREWTSPFEEKDLFSLPRQFVSSPSL; translated from the coding sequence ATGTCTCCAGCAGCTAAGTCCAAGTCAAAGGATAAAAAGGTGAGTAAGGAACTACCCAAAGTTGCTTCAAAGCCTTCAAGTGCAAATGCAGGCACTGGGGTTCCCACCAGTGGATACAATCCTCTTTTGGGGACATTTCATGCACTTGACACAGCTCCCGTGACTTCAAATGCTGCTCGTTTCAGAAACATTGATGAGACAGATGACCTTAGTGGGCACTCTCATGGAGCTGGTGGAGAGTATGAAACTGTTTCCAATAATGGTAGCTGGTCCGGTGAGTCGGAGGACCATAAAGAGAAAACTTCTAATCTTCCTCTCCGACAAGAGACATTACTTGGCGCTGATAACGACAAGCGGGAAAAAATCCGCCAGAAAAACGAGAAGAAGCATCAACGTCAGAAGGAGAGACGAGCACAAGAGTTACATGAGAAGTGTAGTGGCTATCTCATGTCGAGAAAGCTTGAAGCACTAGCTCAGCAGCTTGTGGCTATGGGGTTCTCCTCGGAACAGGCAACTATGGCTCTTATTCTGAATGAAGGCAGAGTAGAAGAATCAGTAGCATGGTTACTTGAAGGAGGCGAAGAAGCAAACAAAGACAAGGAACACAATCTTGATACTGGGGGTAATTTGAAAATTGACATATCAGAAGAGCTTGCTCGCATTGCGCACATGGAAATTAGCTATAAGTGCTCCAAGCAGGATGTTGAAAGAGCGGTAGTTTCCTGCGAGGGTGATATTGAAAAGGCTGAAGAGATGTTGAGATCACAAAAGCAGGAGCCCCCCTCTGTGCCGCCCAAGCCAGAAGAAACTGGGGATCTGCTACCAGTTGGCCCCAGCCAAAACTTAACAAGAGTACCTGTAAAGCCTTCGTCATCTAGTACAATACCAGCAAAGAGAGATGATAAAGACTTCAATTATACTAAAGTTGTTTCCACAGCAGGGCCTTCAATGGATCCCGGGAGCAAAAACATACCCTTGCTGAAAAGGGTTCAGCCGAAATTGGACTGGGCCAAGCCACCTCAAGTGTCGGTAGCCGTTGACAAAAGGTGGCCAAATGCAGGATCAAATCCGTCTGTTTCCTATTCTTTGGCATCTTCTTTGCAGGTGGCACCTCCAACTACCAAGACAGAACCCCGTTATGTGGCTGTTGGAAATGAATTGAAGAATCTACAGATAGGAACTGTGAGAGAACCAGTTATAGTCATGCAACGACCCCAGTCTATCAATGCCAGGCACACTCCCACCTCAAATGTAAGCTCATCTCCCCCAGGAACAGCAGCATCGTGGTATCCTAATAATGTTGTTGAAACAGTGACACCTAATGGTATGGTTTCGCATATTCCTGGCGCAAGAAGCCTGAGCTCGAGTGGTATCAGCACTAACCAATTGTACAACCAACTTCATTATCAACAACAGCAGCAGCCAGAACAATTTGTTTCCAGCAATGGCCCACTTGAATCTCCAGGAACTAGCCGTGGAAATGGTTTGTGGAATAGGACAGGTGCATCACAGACACAATCAGTTGTTGCAGCTTCCTCACTTGGACTCTTCTCCGGGTTGGGCACCTATGGTTCTTATGGGGGGTCGTCTTCTGTTGACTGGACTAACGGTAGTTCAACGGTGCATCTAGATTACCAAAACATAGACTGGAGTTTGAATCCCGGTTTGTCATCATCGAGAACAGGCGGTATGAGGCCAACAACGAATCGTTTTATGCAAAACGATGCTCGTAGATATGATTCATTTACACCTGGACACGCTGTAAGGTCTACCGTCAGGCCTGTTCTGGGCAATGGGGTTGGTGTTGCGATCCCCAGGTTGCAGGATGGAGCGAGTACAGCAGAAACTTCGGCAGGTGGTTCTCGGGAGTGGACTTCTCCCTTTGAAGAGAAAGACCTTTTTAGCTTACCAAGACAGTTTGTTTCTTCTCCCTCTCTGTAG